A genomic window from Astatotilapia calliptera chromosome 12, fAstCal1.2, whole genome shotgun sequence includes:
- the upb1 gene encoding beta-ureidopropionase isoform X1 — translation MSACEFESLEKSLESHLPEAELVEVKRILFGKETKKLDLSACAVEAASERDFELKGYKFDAAQEQLRPPRNIRVGLIQHHIVLPTDAPVLDQISAMHSRIGEMVEVAAMCGVNIVCFQETWTMPFAFCTREKEPWTEFAESAEEGNTTRFCQELAKKYNMVIVSPILEREELHGTLWNTVVVISNSGNVLGKSRKNHIPRIGDFNESTYYMEGNTGHTVFQTQFGKIAVNICYGRHHPLNWFMYSMNGAEIIFNPSATVGALSEPMWSIEARNAAIANHCFTCAINRVGTEHFKSEFTSGDGKKAHHDFGHFYGSSYVAAPDGSRTPGLSRTRDGLLVVEMDLNLNRQISDKWSFKMTGRYAEYAEQLAKAVQHDFKPKIVKE, via the exons ATGTCCGCATGTGAGTTTGAAtctctggagaaatctctggaGTCCCATCTGCCAGAGGCCGAGTTGGTGGAGGTGAAACGCATCTTATTTGGGAAGGAGACAAA GAAGCTGGACCTCTCAGCCTGTGCTGTGGAAGCTGCTTCTGAGCGAGACTTTGAGCTTAAAGGATATAAGTTTGATGCGGCACAGGAACAACTCAGGCCACCCAGAAACATCCGAGTGGGACTCATTCAGCACCACATTGTTCTGCCCACTGATGCCCCCGTCCTGGATCAG ATCAGTGCCATGCACAGCCGAATTGGTGAAATGGTTGAGGTAGCAGCCATGTGTGGTGTAAACATTGTCTGCTTTCAGGAGACCTGGA CCATGCCCTTTGCGTTCTGCACCCGTGAGAAAGAACCATGGACAGAGTTCGCAGAGTCTGCTGAAGAAGGAAACACCACACGCTTCTGCCAAGAG CTGGCCAAAAAGTACAACATGGTCATAGTTTCACCGATTCTGGAGAGAGAGGAGTTACACGGCACCCTGTGGAACACGGTGGTGGTCATCTCCAACTCTGGAAACGTGCTGGGAAAGAGCAGGAAGAACCACATTCCCAGGATCGGGGACTTTAATGAG TCTACATATTACATGGAGGGCAACACTGGCCACACAGTGTTCCAGACACAGTTTGGGAAGATTGCTGTGAATATTTGCTACGGCCGTCATCATCCACTCAATTGGTTCATGTACAGCATGAATGGAGCTGAGATCATCTTCAACCCCTCGGCTACAGTTGGAGCTCTGAG TGAACCCATGTGGTCTATAGAGGCCAGAAATGCAGCAATCGCTAACCACTGTTTTACGTGTGCCATTAACCGTGTTGGGACA GAACATTTCAAAAGTGAATTCACGTCTGGTGATGGGAAAAAAG CTCACCACGACTTTGGACATTTTTATGGGTCCAGTTACGTGGCAGCTCCCGACGGCAGTCGCACGCCAGGCCTCTCTAGGACCCGAGATGGGCTGCTCGTGGTAGAAATGGATCTCAACCTGAATAGACAAATAAGTGACAAGTGGAGTTTCAAG ATGACTGGACGGTATGCTGAGTACGCAGAACAACTTGCCAAAGCTGTTCAGCATGACTTCAAACCCAAAATAGTAAAAGAGTAG
- the upb1 gene encoding beta-ureidopropionase isoform X2 has product MKLDLSACAVEAASERDFELKGYKFDAAQEQLRPPRNIRVGLIQHHIVLPTDAPVLDQISAMHSRIGEMVEVAAMCGVNIVCFQETWTMPFAFCTREKEPWTEFAESAEEGNTTRFCQELAKKYNMVIVSPILEREELHGTLWNTVVVISNSGNVLGKSRKNHIPRIGDFNESTYYMEGNTGHTVFQTQFGKIAVNICYGRHHPLNWFMYSMNGAEIIFNPSATVGALSEPMWSIEARNAAIANHCFTCAINRVGTEHFKSEFTSGDGKKAHHDFGHFYGSSYVAAPDGSRTPGLSRTRDGLLVVEMDLNLNRQISDKWSFKMTGRYAEYAEQLAKAVQHDFKPKIVKE; this is encoded by the exons at GAAGCTGGACCTCTCAGCCTGTGCTGTGGAAGCTGCTTCTGAGCGAGACTTTGAGCTTAAAGGATATAAGTTTGATGCGGCACAGGAACAACTCAGGCCACCCAGAAACATCCGAGTGGGACTCATTCAGCACCACATTGTTCTGCCCACTGATGCCCCCGTCCTGGATCAG ATCAGTGCCATGCACAGCCGAATTGGTGAAATGGTTGAGGTAGCAGCCATGTGTGGTGTAAACATTGTCTGCTTTCAGGAGACCTGGA CCATGCCCTTTGCGTTCTGCACCCGTGAGAAAGAACCATGGACAGAGTTCGCAGAGTCTGCTGAAGAAGGAAACACCACACGCTTCTGCCAAGAG CTGGCCAAAAAGTACAACATGGTCATAGTTTCACCGATTCTGGAGAGAGAGGAGTTACACGGCACCCTGTGGAACACGGTGGTGGTCATCTCCAACTCTGGAAACGTGCTGGGAAAGAGCAGGAAGAACCACATTCCCAGGATCGGGGACTTTAATGAG TCTACATATTACATGGAGGGCAACACTGGCCACACAGTGTTCCAGACACAGTTTGGGAAGATTGCTGTGAATATTTGCTACGGCCGTCATCATCCACTCAATTGGTTCATGTACAGCATGAATGGAGCTGAGATCATCTTCAACCCCTCGGCTACAGTTGGAGCTCTGAG TGAACCCATGTGGTCTATAGAGGCCAGAAATGCAGCAATCGCTAACCACTGTTTTACGTGTGCCATTAACCGTGTTGGGACA GAACATTTCAAAAGTGAATTCACGTCTGGTGATGGGAAAAAAG CTCACCACGACTTTGGACATTTTTATGGGTCCAGTTACGTGGCAGCTCCCGACGGCAGTCGCACGCCAGGCCTCTCTAGGACCCGAGATGGGCTGCTCGTGGTAGAAATGGATCTCAACCTGAATAGACAAATAAGTGACAAGTGGAGTTTCAAG ATGACTGGACGGTATGCTGAGTACGCAGAACAACTTGCCAAAGCTGTTCAGCATGACTTCAAACCCAAAATAGTAAAAGAGTAG
- the gucd1 gene encoding protein GUCD1, producing the protein MTDDVLLDVPVIRQLYHWDCGLACSRMVLKYLHPVSDDEFQRACWDLKLTESVWTIDLAYLMCHLGIKHCFCTQTLGVDKGFKNQSFYKKHFDTEENRVNELFLKAESKGVVVKKCSVSVQEIQSHLEQGHVAIVLVNAVVLTCELCSQPVKYCCFMPVGQKCFCRKPDYQGHFVVVCGFNRTTGSIFYNNPAYSDRVCCTSVNNFEEARRSYGTDEDILFVFKES; encoded by the exons ATGACAG ATGATGTCCTGCTGGATGTTCCTGTTATCCGGCAGCTGTACCACTGGGACTGTGGCTTAGCCTGCTCCAGGATGGTCCTCAA GTACCTCCACCCTGTCAGCGATGATGAGTTTCAGAGGGCGTGCTGGGATCTGAAACTGACAGAAAGTGTGTGGACTATCGACCTGGCCTACCTCATGTGCCATCTAGGAATCAAACACTGCTTTTGTACACAGACTCTGGGTGTAGATAAGGGCTTTAAAAACCAG tCCTTTTACAAGAAGCATTTTGATACTGAAGAAAACAGAGTGAATGAGCTCTTCCTTAAAGCGGAGAGCAAAGGTGTGGTGGTGAAGAAATG TTCTGTGTCAGTTCAGGAAATCCAGTCTCATCTGGAGCAGGGCCACGTTGCCATAGTGCTGGTCAATGCTGTGGTGTTGACATGTGAACTGTGCTCCCAGCCTGTCAAATACTGCTGCTTCATGCCCGTGGGTCAGAAGTGTTTCTGCAGGAAGCCGGACTATCAGGGTCACTTTGTGGTTGTGTGTGGCTTCAACAGAACCACTGGCTCCATCTTCTACAATAACCCAGCGTATTCTGACC ggGTGTGCTGCACCAGCGTCAATAACTTTGAGGAAGCTCGACGCAGCTATGGGACAGACGAGGATATCCTGTTCGTGTTTAAAGAGAGTTGA
- the p2rx4b gene encoding P2X purinoceptor 4b isoform X3 has product MIRHKGEGARYVCVVQKAYQDTDTVISTVTTKVKGFAFTNTSDTEPRFWDVADYIIPPQSDHSFFVLTNMVVTPKQVQSHCPELPSPSTTCVDDCNCVEGRSDPRGNGIQTGLCENYSTTARTCEVLSWCPLEIDTKLPEHALLVAAENFTVLIKNSITYPKFNFHRRNILPHVNSSYLKRCEFSRLTDPHCPIFRLKHIVSEAGEDFQDMAVKGGVLGILIDWSCDLDWWAGECLPKYSFRRLDNKHPVNNVAPGYNFRFAKYYKAADGEETRTLIKAYGIRFDVIVFGTAGRFSIVPTIVNLGAALSFLSLVPVVADWFLVTCSRKRDLYSRHKTTHLTEDADSASVSMGTTYGTQ; this is encoded by the exons ATGATTCGTCATAAAGGTGAAGGTGCACG gtatgtgtgtgtggtgcagaAGGCCTACCAGGATACAGATACTGTCATCAGCACCGTCACCACGAAAGTGAAAGGTTTCGCTTTCACCAACACATCTGACACGGAGCCTCGTTTTTGGGATGTGGCTGATTACATTATCCCTCCTCAG AGTGATCATTCATTCTTTGTGCTGACGAATATGGTTGTGACCCCAAAACAAGTGCAGTCACATTGTCCCGAG CTTCCAAGCCCATCAACTACTTGTGTGGATGACTGCAACTGTGTCGAGGGACGCAGTGATCCCCGGGGCAACG GTATACAGACGGGACTGTGTGAGAACTACTCCACCACTGCACGGACCTGTGAAGTGCTCTCATGGTGCCCACTTGAAATAGACACTAAGCTGCCTGA GCATGCGCTGCTGGTTGCAGCAGAAAACTTCACCGTGTTGATCAAAAACAGCATCACGTACCCAAAGTTCAACTTTCACAG AAGAAACATACTGCCTCATGTGAACTCCTCATACCTGAAGAGGTGTGAATTCAGCCGTCTCACAGACCCACACTGTCCCATATTCAGACTCAAGCATATTGTCTCAGAGGCTGGGGAGGATTTTCAAGACATGGCTGTGAAG GGGGGTGTCCTTGGTATTCTTATTGACTGGAGCTGTGATTTGGACTGGTGGGCAGGGGAGTGTTTACCTAAATACAGCTTCCGGAGGCTGGACAACAAACATCCTGTCAACAATGTGGCCCCTGGTTACAACTTTAg ATTTGCTAAATACTACAAGGCAGCAGATGGAGAGGAAACCAGAACGTTAATCAAAGCTTACGGGATCCGCTTCGACGTCATTGTATTTGGAACT GCAGGAAGATTTTCCATCGTTCCAACCATAGTGAACTTGGGTGCAGCCTTGTCATTCCTCAGTTTG GTGCCCGTGGTTGCTGACTGGTTTTTGGTGACTTGCTCAAGGAAACGAGATCTTTACAGCAGACACAAAACAACACATCTCACTGAAGATGCAGACAGTGCATCG GTGTCAATGGGGACCACCTATGGAACCCAGTAG
- the p2rx4b gene encoding P2X purinoceptor 4b isoform X1: MNLNKDGFVESSLFHISSLVRGVAMSKSAGCCKRFLHYAFDYETPKTLVIPSLGVGFVFRFTQFLVVMYVVGYVCVVQKAYQDTDTVISTVTTKVKGFAFTNTSDTEPRFWDVADYIIPPQSDHSFFVLTNMVVTPKQVQSHCPELPSPSTTCVDDCNCVEGRSDPRGNGIQTGLCENYSTTARTCEVLSWCPLEIDTKLPEHALLVAAENFTVLIKNSITYPKFNFHRRNILPHVNSSYLKRCEFSRLTDPHCPIFRLKHIVSEAGEDFQDMAVKGGVLGILIDWSCDLDWWAGECLPKYSFRRLDNKHPVNNVAPGYNFRFAKYYKAADGEETRTLIKAYGIRFDVIVFGTAGRFSIVPTIVNLGAALSFLSLVPVVADWFLVTCSRKRDLYSRHKTTHLTEDADSASVSMGTTYGTQ; this comes from the exons ATGAATTTGAATAAGGACGGCTTTGTCGAGTCGTCATTGTTTCACATATCTTCATTGGTTCGTGGTGTAGCCATGAGCAAGTCAGCAGGCTGCTGCAAGAGATTCCTGCACTATGCTTTTGACTACGAAACACCAAAAACGCTGGTTATTCCCAGCTTAGGTGTAGGATTTGTGTTCAGGTTCACCCAATTCTTGGTGGTGATGTATGTGGTTGG gtatgtgtgtgtggtgcagaAGGCCTACCAGGATACAGATACTGTCATCAGCACCGTCACCACGAAAGTGAAAGGTTTCGCTTTCACCAACACATCTGACACGGAGCCTCGTTTTTGGGATGTGGCTGATTACATTATCCCTCCTCAG AGTGATCATTCATTCTTTGTGCTGACGAATATGGTTGTGACCCCAAAACAAGTGCAGTCACATTGTCCCGAG CTTCCAAGCCCATCAACTACTTGTGTGGATGACTGCAACTGTGTCGAGGGACGCAGTGATCCCCGGGGCAACG GTATACAGACGGGACTGTGTGAGAACTACTCCACCACTGCACGGACCTGTGAAGTGCTCTCATGGTGCCCACTTGAAATAGACACTAAGCTGCCTGA GCATGCGCTGCTGGTTGCAGCAGAAAACTTCACCGTGTTGATCAAAAACAGCATCACGTACCCAAAGTTCAACTTTCACAG AAGAAACATACTGCCTCATGTGAACTCCTCATACCTGAAGAGGTGTGAATTCAGCCGTCTCACAGACCCACACTGTCCCATATTCAGACTCAAGCATATTGTCTCAGAGGCTGGGGAGGATTTTCAAGACATGGCTGTGAAG GGGGGTGTCCTTGGTATTCTTATTGACTGGAGCTGTGATTTGGACTGGTGGGCAGGGGAGTGTTTACCTAAATACAGCTTCCGGAGGCTGGACAACAAACATCCTGTCAACAATGTGGCCCCTGGTTACAACTTTAg ATTTGCTAAATACTACAAGGCAGCAGATGGAGAGGAAACCAGAACGTTAATCAAAGCTTACGGGATCCGCTTCGACGTCATTGTATTTGGAACT GCAGGAAGATTTTCCATCGTTCCAACCATAGTGAACTTGGGTGCAGCCTTGTCATTCCTCAGTTTG GTGCCCGTGGTTGCTGACTGGTTTTTGGTGACTTGCTCAAGGAAACGAGATCTTTACAGCAGACACAAAACAACACATCTCACTGAAGATGCAGACAGTGCATCG GTGTCAATGGGGACCACCTATGGAACCCAGTAG
- the p2rx4b gene encoding P2X purinoceptor 4b isoform X2: MNLNKDGFVESSLFHISSLVRGVAMSKSAGCCKRFLHYAFDYETPKTLVIPSLGVGFVFRFTQFLVVMYVVGYVCVVQKAYQDTDTVISTVTTKVKGFAFTNTSDTEPRFWDVADYIIPPQSDHSFFVLTNMVVTPKQVQSHCPELPSPSTTCVDDCNCVEGRSDPRGNGIQTGLCENYSTTARTCEVLSWCPLEIDTKLPEHALLVAAENFTVLIKNSITYPKFNFHRRNILPHVNSSYLKRCEFSRLTDPHCPIFRLKHIVSEAGEDFQDMAVKGGVLGILIDWSCDLDWWAGECLPKYSFRRLDNKHPVNNVAPGYNFRFAKYYKAADGEETRTLIKAYGIRFDVIVFGTFGVLTGRKIFHRSNHSELGCSLVIPQFGARGC; the protein is encoded by the exons ATGAATTTGAATAAGGACGGCTTTGTCGAGTCGTCATTGTTTCACATATCTTCATTGGTTCGTGGTGTAGCCATGAGCAAGTCAGCAGGCTGCTGCAAGAGATTCCTGCACTATGCTTTTGACTACGAAACACCAAAAACGCTGGTTATTCCCAGCTTAGGTGTAGGATTTGTGTTCAGGTTCACCCAATTCTTGGTGGTGATGTATGTGGTTGG gtatgtgtgtgtggtgcagaAGGCCTACCAGGATACAGATACTGTCATCAGCACCGTCACCACGAAAGTGAAAGGTTTCGCTTTCACCAACACATCTGACACGGAGCCTCGTTTTTGGGATGTGGCTGATTACATTATCCCTCCTCAG AGTGATCATTCATTCTTTGTGCTGACGAATATGGTTGTGACCCCAAAACAAGTGCAGTCACATTGTCCCGAG CTTCCAAGCCCATCAACTACTTGTGTGGATGACTGCAACTGTGTCGAGGGACGCAGTGATCCCCGGGGCAACG GTATACAGACGGGACTGTGTGAGAACTACTCCACCACTGCACGGACCTGTGAAGTGCTCTCATGGTGCCCACTTGAAATAGACACTAAGCTGCCTGA GCATGCGCTGCTGGTTGCAGCAGAAAACTTCACCGTGTTGATCAAAAACAGCATCACGTACCCAAAGTTCAACTTTCACAG AAGAAACATACTGCCTCATGTGAACTCCTCATACCTGAAGAGGTGTGAATTCAGCCGTCTCACAGACCCACACTGTCCCATATTCAGACTCAAGCATATTGTCTCAGAGGCTGGGGAGGATTTTCAAGACATGGCTGTGAAG GGGGGTGTCCTTGGTATTCTTATTGACTGGAGCTGTGATTTGGACTGGTGGGCAGGGGAGTGTTTACCTAAATACAGCTTCCGGAGGCTGGACAACAAACATCCTGTCAACAATGTGGCCCCTGGTTACAACTTTAg ATTTGCTAAATACTACAAGGCAGCAGATGGAGAGGAAACCAGAACGTTAATCAAAGCTTACGGGATCCGCTTCGACGTCATTGTATTTGGAACT TTTGGGGTTCTTACAGGCAGGAAGATTTTCCATCGTTCCAACCATAGTGAACTTGGGTGCAGCCTTGTCATTCCTCAGTTTG GTGCCCGTGGTTGCTGA
- the zbtb26 gene encoding zinc finger and BTB domain-containing protein 26 — protein MAQNQVILQFRFATFGDSMLQKMNLLRHQRRFCDVTVRINQLEVPGHKVVFAAGSSFLRDQFILQQDSREVQISMIQEAEVGRQLLLSCYTGQLEFPELELVHYLTVASFLQMGHIVEQCTQALSKFIKPQASRQLEVDVKMRREKREESLSSQAKIEQERSQVQTVHQEEEEEEEEEEEEVVEQVEQDNNDDESEDDDVIIQPKSPVQILTRRPRQGIVESDITIVKVESVSDVAENSITGHFSTNPPAELHSPEPQHSLINSTVDSRSSEMAVPPGVTGYPLSPPPSSPPAEKHIGHQRNYDKPLQWYHQCPKCARVFRQLENYANHLKMHKLFMCLLCGKTFTQKGNLHRHMRVHAGIKPFQCKICGKTFTQKCSLLDHLNLHSGDKPHRCNYCDMVFAHKPVLRKHLKQIHGKNSFDNANEGSLHDGGVDFEFGRI, from the coding sequence ATGGCCCAGAACCAAGTGATTCTGCAGTTCCGCTTCGCCACATTTGGAGACTCCATGCTACAGAAGATGAACCTTCTGAGACACCAGAGGCGCTTCTGCGATGTTACTGTTCGCATCAACCAGCTGGAGGTCCCTGGTCACAAAGTGGTGTTTGCTGCTGGCTCCTCTTTCTTAAGGGACCAGTTCATCCTTCAGCAGGACTCCAGGGAGGTCCAGATCTCTATGATCCAGGAGGCAGAAGTTGGCCgacagctgctgctgtcctGCTACACTGGCCAGCTGGAGTTTCCTGAGCTGGAGCTGGTGCATTACCTGACAGTGGCCAGCTTCCTCCAGATGGGCCACATTGTAGAGCAGTGCACTCAGGCCCTCAGCAAGTTCATCAAACCACAGGCTTCACGCCAGCTGGAAGTGGATGTAAAAATGCGGAGGGAGAAGAGGGAGGAGAGTTTATCCTCCCAGGCAAAGATAGAACAAGAGCGCTCTCAGGTGCAGACTGTCcatcaggaggaggaggaggaagaggaggaggaggaggaagaggtagTGGAGCAGGTGGAGCAGGATAATAACGATGATGAAAGCGAAGATGATGATGTGATTATACAGCCCAAAAGCCCTGTCCAGATCTTGACCAGGCGTCCAAGGCAAGGCATAGTGGAGAGTGACATCACTATAGTAAAGGTGGAGTCTGTGTCTGATGTTGCAGAGAACTCCATCACCGGTCACTTCTCCACCAACCCTCCTGCAGAGCTCCACTCCCCTGAGCCCCAGCACTCGCTCATTAATTCCACCGTTGACAGCCGCAGCAGTGAGATGGCGGTTCCGCCTGGCGTGACGGGATACCCACTTAGCCCTCCTCCTTCATCTCCACCTGCAGAGAAACACATCGGACACCAGAGGAACTACGACAAGCCTCTCCAGTGGTACCACCAGTGCCCCAAGTGCGCCCGAGTCTTCCGCCAACTCGAGAACTACGCCAACCACCTCAAGATGCACAAGCTCTTCATGTGCCTGCTGTGCGGCAAGACCTTCACGCAAAAGGGCAACCTGCACCGGCACATGCGCGTTCACGCCGGCATCAAACCCTTCCAGTGTAAGATCTGCGGTAAGACTTTCACCCAGAAGTGCTCGTTGTTGGATCATCTAAATCTGCACAGCGGAGATAAGCCACATCGCTGTAACTACTGTGACATGGTGTTTGCTCACAAGCCAGTTCTCCGCAAGCACCTCAAACAAATCCACGGGAAGAACAGCTTCGATAATGCAAATGAAGGCAGCCTGCACGACGGCGGGGTGGACTTTGAATTCGGACGAATATGA